Proteins from a genomic interval of Thunnus maccoyii chromosome 1, fThuMac1.1, whole genome shotgun sequence:
- the zgc:165481 gene encoding E3 ubiquitin-protein ligase RNF182, translating to MKDSTAETTGVEEGESQTLGQEHDLKMDCPQAELEEKDCPPPEELECKICYQRYNAHNRKPKILDCLHRVCARCLIKILDIADGAGSISCPFCRHQTEITEYEVSALPDDANIMSHLAMRDKSWSSDHNREVVLTPKSLSSSPSHDSSNCLVITIMEVQRDSQHSPSRNGSSDIYAEQSLDSVSLGSNGPADQDALSKFCNHVPRILVWLLGFLYFGSLPLGIYLLVIQRVTLGIVCVSLVPSSLTVCLVYGFCQCLCQGMCDCSNRG from the coding sequence AACATGACTTGAAGATGGACTGTCCTCAGGCTGAGTTAGAAGAAAAGGACTGTCCTCCACCAGAGGAATTAGAGTGTAAAATCTGTTACCAGCGCTACAATGCCCACAACCGCAAGCCTAAGATCCTGGACTGCCTGCACCGGGTCTGTGCCCGGTGCCTCATTAAGATCCTGGACATTGCTGATGGTGCAGGCAGCATCTCTTGCCCCTTTTGTCGACACCAAACCGAGATCACAGAGTACGAGGTGTCAGCCCTGCCTGATGATGCTAACATCATGTCCCATTTGGCAATGCGGGACAAATCCTGGAGCTCTGACCACAACAGGGAGGTGGTCCTGACTCCGAAGAGTTTGTCCTCCAGCCCGTCTCATGACTCCTCCAACTGCCTGGTCATCACCATTATGGAAGTGCAGAGGGACTCACAGCACTCCCCGAGCCGCAATGGCAGCTCTGACATATATGCTGAGCAGAGCCTGGACTCAGTGTCGCTGGGCTCCAATGGGCCTGCTGATCAGGATGCCCTGTCCAAGTTCTGTAATCATGTCCCACGTATCCTGGTCTGGCTGCTGGGTTTCTTATATTTTGGCTCACTGCCTCTGGGAATTTACTTGTTGGTCATTCAGAGAGTGACTCTTGGTATTGTATGTGTTAGTTTGGTGCCATCAAGCCTGACAGTTTGCCTGGTCTATGGAttctgtcagtgtctgtgcCAGGGCATGTGTGACTGCTCCAATAGGGGCTAG